In one Molothrus ater isolate BHLD 08-10-18 breed brown headed cowbird chromosome 6, BPBGC_Mater_1.1, whole genome shotgun sequence genomic region, the following are encoded:
- the PTGER2 gene encoding prostaglandin E2 receptor EP2 subtype, with product MNGTGRADGSAGEALPAGARPLVSALMFSAGLLGNLLALGLLLRGRRGARQRPPALFHVLVLALVVTDLLGTCSVSPLVLASYHQNLTLTSLARGGHICLYFGFAMSFFGLATMLILFTMALERCLALGRPYFYERFLSPRTGLVALPAIYTFSAALCSLPLLGFGRYVQYCPGTWCFIQMHLEPHRSHGLNVAFSLLYATLLLFLIVAVLLCNLSVMANLARMHRRGQRSRRVAAPEQPRGATGCGRRMFSMAEEIDHLLLLSIMTITFVICSLPFTIRAYVNKFSEAEDDHRWDLLALRFLSINSIVDPWVFAILRPPVLRLMRSVLCCQVTPTAPDSHAVSSAVTKLPAQPHLCGQQIQEDRAS from the exons ATGAACGGGACGGGCCGGGCGGACGGGAGCGCCGGGGAAGCGCTGCCGGCCGGGGCTCGCCCGCTGGTCAGCGCCCTCATGTTCTCGGCCGGGCTCCTGGGCAACCTGCtggcgctggggctgctgctgcgcggccgccgcggggcccggcagcgcccgcccgCGCTGTTCCACGTCCTGGTGCTGGCGCTGGTGGTCACCGACCTGCTGGGCACCTGCTCCGTCAGCCCCTTGGTGCTGGCTTCCTACCACCAAAACCTCACCCTGACCAGCCTGGCCCGCGGAGGGCACATCTGCCTCTACTTCGGCTTCGCCATGAGCTTCTTCGGCCTCGCCACCATGCTCATCCTCTTCACCATGGCGCTGGAGCgctgcctggccctggggcGACCCTACTTCTACGAGCGCTTCCTGAGCCCCCGCACGGGGCTGGTGGCCCTGCCGGCCATCTACACCTTCTCGGCCGCCTTGTGCTCGCTGCCGCTGCTGGGCTTCGGGCGCTACGTGCAGTACTGCCCCGGCACCTGGTGCTTCATCCAGATGCACCTGGAGCCGCACCGCAGCCACGGGCTGAACGTCGCCTTCTCGCTGCTCTACGCCAcgctgctcctcttcctcatcgTGGCCGTGCTGCTGTGCAACCTGAGCGTGATGGCGAACCTGGCCCGCATGCACCGCCGCGGGCAGAGGAGCCGCAGGGTGGCCGCCCCCGAGCAGCCCCGCGGCGCCACGGGCTGCGGGCGGCGAATGTTCTCCATGGCCGAGGAGATCGaccacctcctgctgctctccatcatgACCATCACCTTCGTCAtctgctccctgcccttcaCG ATCCGTGCCTACGTGAACAAGTTCAGCGAGGCAGAGGATGACCACAGGTGGGACCTGCTGGCCCTGCGTTTCCTCTCCATCAATTCCATCGTGGATCCCTGGGTCTTTGCCATCCTGCGCCCGCCCGTGCTGCGCCTCATGCGCTCCgtgctctgctgccaggtcACCCCCACGGCCCCAGACAGCCACGCCGTGTCCTCTGCTGTGACAAAGCTGCCAGCGCAGCCACacctctgtgggcagcagatCCAGGAGGATCGAGCCTCCTGA